CTTTCCGGCAGTTTGATAGGCTACAGCTTTCATAGTCTTTGCTCCATTTGCTATGGATCAAATATTAGACTACTATCTAAAAATGAAAATACGCACAAAAATCGCCCATAGTGACGATATCTGTACTTAGTATATAAAGGTTACTGTAATGACCAAGCCAAAGCACTCACGCTTCGATTGCAGTCCCGGCTGCGCAGTCGAGGCTGCCATCAGCCTCATCGACGGCAAATGGAAGAGTGTGGTGCTTTATCATCTTCTGGATGGAACGCTGAGGTTCAATGAATTGAGACGGCAGATACCGGGCGTTACGCAGCGTATGCTCACCAATCAGCTACGTGAGCTGGAAGAAGATGGCCTGATTGAGCGCAAGGTCTATGCGCAGGTTCCGCCCAAAGTGGAATATAGCCTCTCCCCACTTGGCCGCAGCATTGAGCCCATTCTTCTTGCGCTCAAAGACTGGGGTGACACCAATATCGAACGATTCAGCAAGCAACAGTCAACACAAACTGCGGCTTAAAAAAAGCGGCCCATGAAGGCCGCTCTTTTAGTTCAGTTATCTTACCGGCACTGACCACCGCCAGTAATGCGATAGCCTGCGCGTTCTGCTTCACAGCGGTTAGGGAATGTCTGCCTGTCGTTACCCCTGCGGGCGCAAACTGGCATATATTCCCGCGTGCAGGCACCAGCACCCGGCCCCGGACGACCCGGCCTGTTGCCTTGATGCGGCGGGCGTCCTGGCCGCTCTCCTCCCCAGCCCGAACCAGGTCCCGGCCTTGATGTGCATTGCCCGTTGCCGACGATACGATAGCCATCGGCCCGCGCCTGACAGGCATTACCAAACGTCTTGCGCGAAGACCCGCGCTCACCGCAAACCGGCGCGTAAATCATCGGGCACATTTGCGGCTGCGATGGGCCCGGCCTGACTGGTGGCCGATAATCAGGCCCACCTTCAGCGACGCAACCTGCAAGAAACAAGGCACCTGCCAATAGGCTCAAACGACTGATTCTGTTTAGAAGCATTGCTCTCTCCCTCTCCTGTTAACTGCTAAAATGGCACAGCGAAGAGGAAGAACAAGGATATATTCGCGTATATTCCGCTTCCCTCCGCGAAACTCATATCGACAAGTCAGAAACTTCCTTTACTCTGTCGGTAGCTTTCGGGGATGAATGGCGGAAAGGCTGCATGAAGCGTTCGCATCTGGCTATAGCAACTGTCGCAGTTTTCCAGCTTCTTTGCTGGCCAGAAGCTATCAATTCCGCCTTTGCTGAAAATGGATCGGAAGCCGAAATCTATGGTCCACCGATGCCCCCCAAGAAAGCAGAACCCACGGTCGCACGAATCTGCGAATTGATTGAAGCGAGCGCCGAAAATCGCGGCATTCCAAAAGACTTCTTTGCACGGCTGATCTGGAAGGAAAGCCGTTTTGATCATCGCGCTGTCAGCCCTGTGGGCGCACAGGGCATTGCACAATTCATGCCCTATACGGCCAAAGAACGCGGTTTGGCAGACCCATTCGATATCGAACAGGCCATCCCGGCTTCAGCCAGTTTTCTCAGTGAACTGAAAGGCGCTTTCGGCAATTGGGGGCTCGCAGCTGCAGCCTATAATGCCGGGCCGACACGCGTCTCCAACTGGATGCGCTCAGGCGGCTTTCTTCCATTGGAAACCGAAGATTACGTGCTGGATCTGACTGGCGCTCCTGCCGATAACTTTGCGTCGGGCAATGAAATTACCAATCGTCCGCTTGATGCAAAACTCACCTTTACGGAAGCCTGCAAGCGTCTGCCCATCGTTAGAACAGCAACGATTCCCATGTCGCAGATCAAGCCGAAGCCATGGGGTATTCAAGTTGCCGGTAATTTCCGACGCAGCGTTGCCGTTAATCAATGGAGCAGGTTGCGTAAACAATTCTCGTCAGTACTCGCCGGGCATAACCCTGTCATCAGCCGCGTTCGCACACCGATGGCGCGACGTGGAATCTATGCGGTTCGTATCGGTGCAGATAGCCGTTCCGAGGCTGATAACATTTGCAGTAAACTTCGCGCAGTTGGTGGAGCCTGCATAGTTTTGCGTAATCGCTAAGCATATTCGAATGCTATACCATAGTATGATACGATATATTGCGACCAGAATGTTCTATTTTGGTATTAAACCGTCGTTATTCTCGTAATTTTTGTACAAATTCGTGACGATACCGTTTCAAAGATAACCAATCACATATTCTGTGAAGAATTTGCTTGCCAAACTACGCGGCATAGATCAGTCTTCGTTCGTCCGGGCAATTTGAGTACAAACGGAAGACTGGAAGAACGGCGCGCCGGAACCGCTAGAAGTTCCGGGTCGGGGAGTAATCTCTGGCAATGATCGGTTCCTTTCCAATGTCGAAAACTGCCTGCATGACCCTCTGCCGGGTGTGTGGTGCGTTCGGCAGAAGTTGTAATTCCACTGTTTTCTAAAAAAGCAGTGGCGCCAAGGAAAAGGAACGGATCCCATGGCACAGACCGGACAGGTCAAATTCTTCAACTCCGAAAAAGGTTTCGGATTCATCAAGCCAGATGATGGCGGCGCAGACATTTTCGTGCACATCTCCGCTGTTCAGGCGTCGGGTTTGGCCGGACTTGCTGACAATCAGAAGGTTTCCTACGAGACGGAACCGGATCGTCGTGGCAAAGGCCCTAAGGCTGTAAACATTACCGTTACTGAGTAATCGTTTACCCAAAAAGATCTATGCCCCGGCCAACGCCGGGGTTTTTTATTGGCCAATCATTGGCCCAATATGCGCTCTAAAAACCCCTAGCTTAAAACGCGCGAAATATTACCAGCACGGTATTTAATTTACCGCTCATCAGCAGATTTCGCCGCGCCTTCACCATTGTTCAGCCTCCATTCATGTCGAGAATATTAACTTGATATTCATGATTGATGCGATGTGCCGACCGGCCCGCAGCATCGCCGAAATTGCAGTTGTGCTTCTGAAGGAGCGGACAATGAACAAACTACTTAAAACAGCTATTCTGGCAGTTGCCTCGATAGCAGCAGTCTCAGCACCGCTGGCAGCGGCTTCGGCAGACTCCTGGGGCCGTCGCGGCTGGGATCGCGGCGACTGGAACCGTGGTGGATGGGATCGCCCATACCATCGTCATCGTGACCGCACGGGTGATGCTGTTGCAGCTGGTGTAATTGGCCTCGCAGCAGGCGCATTGCTCGGCAGCGCTCTGAGCCAGCCACAGCCAACGTATGTGCAGCCAGCTCCGGTTTATGCGCCGCCACCACCGCCTCCAGCCTATTATCCAGCGCCGCCAGCACGCAGCGTGCAGTATCGCGTTGGGTATGAACCATGGAGCCGTGGCTGGTATCAGTATTGCTCGGACCGCTATCGCTCGTTCAATGCAAATACCGGAACCTATCGTGGTTACGACGGTCGGGATCATTTCTGCTCAGCAAACTAATCCTATACCAGACTAAAAAGAAAAATCCGTCTAATACAAAAACTCCATGAGTATGACTCATGGAGTTTCGATTAAGCCCGAGTGGCGATTGAATTTTTACAAAGCTTGATGCGTGAGCATCTTGAGCCGCCTTGTTATAAAAGGGCGGCTTTCTTGTATTCTTGTCCGAATATCATGCATATCCGATATTGTTCAGAAACGGATTGTTGCGGCGCTCTTCACCAAAACGGCTTCCCGTACCATGTCCGCATAGAAAGCCGACATCGTCGCCCAGCGGTAAAAGCTTTTCTTTGATCGAACGGATCAACGCGTCATGGTCTCCGCCCGGAAGATCGGTTCGACCCACAGACCCGTTAAACAGAACATCACCAACAATCGCAAAACGCGCTTCAGGGTTATAAAAAACCACATGACCCGGTGCGTGACCCGGGCAATGGAAAACGTCAAACACATGGCCAGCAACGGTGACTGTGTCACCTTCTTCGAGCCAGCGATCGGGCGTTATATTTCGTACACCTTCGGTTAAACCGTATTTCAGGCCAGTCGTGACCAGACTGTTGAGCAGAAACTCATCATCCTTGTGCGGGCCGATAACATCAACGCCCAAAGCGTCTCTAAGCTCAGATGCCGCGCCAGCATGATCGATATGACCATGCGTGATCCAGATCGCTTCAACTTCGACATTCTGAGAAGCGATTGCTTCCTTGATGCGCTCAAGATCGCCACCCGGATCAATCACCACACCCTTTTTCGTTTCCGCATCAAAAAGGATTGTGCAGTTCTGCTGAAATGGCGTCACCGGAACGATTATGGCCTGAAGTTGCCCCATGAAATACTCCATTTGGTCAGCATGATTGAAAAGGCTGCATATATTGCCGCCCCCCATCACATAATGCGGCATGACATGCTTGCAAAGCCCCTCAAACAAAACGGGCGGCCTTAAGCCGCCCGTTTTCCCCTCTCTCACGAAGGTCTGAAGCACATCTTGCCGGAAAACAGTTATTCTGCAGGATGCACTCAAAATCGGTTGTTGTCCCCACAACCGCGCTATTTGCTTACACTCAGGCTTTGCTTGCCAGCGAGTTCTTGATCAGCCCGATAATTGCCGTGAGGACGATACCGCCCACACCACCACCGGCCAGCTGGCCAACGACACCATTAAGAACAGAGTCCAACCCGCCACCGGACAGTAAAGGCAGAAGCTGACCAAGAATAACGCCACCAATGCCACCGGCAACAGTGTTTCCTGCGGTACCGAGGCTCAGATTCTTGACAGCACCAGCAATGTTGCCGCCGACTGCACCTGAAACAAGCTGGAGAATGATAGGCAGTAGAGATTCCATAATCGTCACCCCATCTGAGTTAAAAGCCGGAATAACGCGAATCCGACTTGGAAAATCTTGAACCGAAACTTCCCAATGTCAAACAATAAGCATTCACATAGTAAAAAAGCGGCTTAAAAGCCGCTTTTTTCTGTTTAAAACCTTATTACTCAGCAGCTATTCGCTTGGGCTGAACTTCGGCTGTATAGTCATTCATCAGCAAATTCGTAATTTCGCCTGGCTTGAAATGGTACTTGCCGATTTCAGAAACCGGCGTCACTTCGGCAGCCGTGCCGCACAGGAAGCATTCGCTGAATGTTTCCATTTCTTCTGGCATGATAACGCGCTCGATAACTTCCAGACCACGGCGCTTGGCGAGATCAATGATCGTGCGGCGCGTAATACCGTCGAGGAAGCAATCAGGCTTTGGCGTATGCAAAGCACCATCCTTCACGAAGAAGACATTGGCACCCGTGGCTTCAGCAACCTGACCACGCCAATCCAGCATCAACGCGTCGGCATAACCCTTGGCTTCTGCCGCGTGCTTGGAAATGGTGCAGATCATATAAAGACCGGCAGCCTTCGAGCGCGAAGGTGCAGTACGTGGGTCTGGGCGGCAATATTCAGCAATATCGAGGCGAATACCCTTCATTTTCTCTTCTGGCGAGAAATAGCTTGGCCACTGCCAGATCGCGATTGCCAGATGAATGCGATTGTTCTGTGCGGAAACACCGAGCGACTCCGAGCCGCGCCATGCAATCGGACGCACATAGGCATCTTCTGAGCCCTGCTTTTTCAGCAGCTCGCGGCAGGCATCGTTGATTTCATCCACGCTGTAGGGAATCTCGAAACCAAGAATTCGCGCCGATTCATGCAGACGCTCGGTATGCTCCGTCAGCTTGAAGATTTCGCCGCCATAAGCGCGTTCGCCTTCAAACACTGCACTCGCATAGTGCAGACCATGGGTCAGCACATGAACCTTTGCATCCTTCCAGGCGACGAACTCGCCGTCCTGCCAGATAAACCCTTCCCGTTGATCGAATGAAATCGCAGCCATTTTAGCTTCCTCAAAGTTGGGCTACGGTTTTTCCGCCCGCCCGTTTGCCCTGATGGGCCTTTCCCTAGTCTTTTCTCACCATTTAAATCGATATAACTGGTAAGATAGAGACGTTTTTCTTTGCCAAGACTGGCATTTTACAATCAAACACGCTGAGGTCAGCTCAAACAATTATGCTGAGATCAGACAAAGAATGCATGTAAAACAAAGATATTTCCGGCAATTACGGAAAATAACGCTCGCTATTGGTCATTACCGTCCTTAAGGGACAGTATGACACAGCTAACCGCGTAATTATCTCTCCTCCAACATGCAGCAGCGCAAACTTTATTCCAAAAAAACCGGTCTGCACTTCCCAAAAATTATCTTGGCGATTGAGTTATGTCAACAATGCTGACATATTTATCGCAACAGGATGGAGCTTCGATGTGAACTCGACGAATGATATGAACTACATAAGCAACCCTCTAACCTCTCTGGAGGCTGATGACCTCAACGTCATTGAGTTGCTGTTCTTTTCCTATCGCGATTTCACCGCCGACCCGGATCTGATCCTTGAAAAGATTGGTTTTGGACGCGCGCATCACCGTGTGCTGTATTTTATCAACCGTAAGCCCGGCATGACAGTAGCAGAGCTACTTGATGTTCTTCGTATCACCAAGCAAAGTCTGTCGCGTGTTCTCAAACAATTGATCGACACAGGTCACGTTGTTCAGGCTACCGGACTTCACGATCGCCGCCATCGCAAACTTTATCCCACGAACAGCGGACGACAACTCACACTCGCGCTTGCTCTGCCACAGTCGCGCCGCATCGCACGGGCATTGGAAGAATCCGGAGCGGCAGAACGCGAAGTTATTGAACGTTTTCTTTATAATATGGTCAATCCTGAGCGCCGCGCCCAGATCGATGATTTTGCAGCAACCGAAACGGCTGTGGAAGCATCTTAACCCCAACCTGAGAAGGCTGGGGGAGAACGCGCAACAATATAAGCCCCGCATAGACGCGCCGTCTTGCAGTGGCTAAGATGCGGTATGTTATGGAAGATCATGAAATGGTTTTCCTCCATATACGTGAAGTAAAAAGCCCAATGCCGTGCGGCATCCTTTGCACGGTAATTTGGCACAGGATGGGATCAAACGACGCCATGGCTGTAGAAGAATCGAACCTATCGGATGACGCGCCACATCTTCTTGTTGTCGATGACGACACGCGAATCCGTAGCCTTCTTTCACAATATCTGACGACGAGCGGCTTCCGCGTCACCATGGCAGGCAGCGCTGCAGAAGCGCGCCGCAAGCTTGAAGGCATCGACTTTGATCTTCTGATCCTCGACGTCATGATGCCAGGAGAAACAGGCGTTTCGCTGACCCGCTCGCTGCGCGAGCAGAAGAGCGTGCCGATCCTCATGCTGACAG
The Ochrobactrum sp. BTU1 DNA segment above includes these coding regions:
- a CDS encoding protease inhibitor; translation: MLLNRISRLSLLAGALFLAGCVAEGGPDYRPPVRPGPSQPQMCPMIYAPVCGERGSSRKTFGNACQARADGYRIVGNGQCTSRPGPGSGWGGERPGRPPHQGNRPGRPGPGAGACTREYMPVCARRGNDRQTFPNRCEAERAGYRITGGGQCR
- a CDS encoding BA14K family protein, which gives rise to MNKLLKTAILAVASIAAVSAPLAAASADSWGRRGWDRGDWNRGGWDRPYHRHRDRTGDAVAAGVIGLAAGALLGSALSQPQPTYVQPAPVYAPPPPPPAYYPAPPARSVQYRVGYEPWSRGWYQYCSDRYRSFNANTGTYRGYDGRDHFCSAN
- a CDS encoding cold-shock protein — encoded protein: MAQTGQVKFFNSEKGFGFIKPDDGGADIFVHISAVQASGLAGLADNQKVSYETEPDRRGKGPKAVNITVTE
- a CDS encoding branched-chain amino acid aminotransferase, which gives rise to MAAISFDQREGFIWQDGEFVAWKDAKVHVLTHGLHYASAVFEGERAYGGEIFKLTEHTERLHESARILGFEIPYSVDEINDACRELLKKQGSEDAYVRPIAWRGSESLGVSAQNNRIHLAIAIWQWPSYFSPEEKMKGIRLDIAEYCRPDPRTAPSRSKAAGLYMICTISKHAAEAKGYADALMLDWRGQVAEATGANVFFVKDGALHTPKPDCFLDGITRRTIIDLAKRRGLEVIERVIMPEEMETFSECFLCGTAAEVTPVSEIGKYHFKPGEITNLLMNDYTAEVQPKRIAAE
- a CDS encoding lytic transglycosylase domain-containing protein, whose protein sequence is MKRSHLAIATVAVFQLLCWPEAINSAFAENGSEAEIYGPPMPPKKAEPTVARICELIEASAENRGIPKDFFARLIWKESRFDHRAVSPVGAQGIAQFMPYTAKERGLADPFDIEQAIPASASFLSELKGAFGNWGLAAAAYNAGPTRVSNWMRSGGFLPLETEDYVLDLTGAPADNFASGNEITNRPLDAKLTFTEACKRLPIVRTATIPMSQIKPKPWGIQVAGNFRRSVAVNQWSRLRKQFSSVLAGHNPVISRVRTPMARRGIYAVRIGADSRSEADNICSKLRAVGGACIVLRNR
- a CDS encoding MBL fold metallo-hydrolase; amino-acid sequence: MGQLQAIIVPVTPFQQNCTILFDAETKKGVVIDPGGDLERIKEAIASQNVEVEAIWITHGHIDHAGAASELRDALGVDVIGPHKDDEFLLNSLVTTGLKYGLTEGVRNITPDRWLEEGDTVTVAGHVFDVFHCPGHAPGHVVFYNPEARFAIVGDVLFNGSVGRTDLPGGDHDALIRSIKEKLLPLGDDVGFLCGHGTGSRFGEERRNNPFLNNIGYA
- a CDS encoding MarR family transcriptional regulator is translated as MNSTNDMNYISNPLTSLEADDLNVIELLFFSYRDFTADPDLILEKIGFGRAHHRVLYFINRKPGMTVAELLDVLRITKQSLSRVLKQLIDTGHVVQATGLHDRRHRKLYPTNSGRQLTLALALPQSRRIARALEESGAAEREVIERFLYNMVNPERRAQIDDFAATETAVEAS
- a CDS encoding helix-turn-helix transcriptional regulator, with the protein product MTKPKHSRFDCSPGCAVEAAISLIDGKWKSVVLYHLLDGTLRFNELRRQIPGVTQRMLTNQLRELEEDGLIERKVYAQVPPKVEYSLSPLGRSIEPILLALKDWGDTNIERFSKQQSTQTAA